Proteins from one Pygocentrus nattereri isolate fPygNat1 chromosome 16, fPygNat1.pri, whole genome shotgun sequence genomic window:
- the cast gene encoding calpastatin isoform X1 translates to MGQFFSWFRGSQETPALQDIAVEQQVNLTGYKHSQISSQAKQPTPTPAAPVSTVKPAEYEMGSASASAAGSAAKPGTTAPSAASTAASTAPTSTAATVSAGVSTGAKVSGGVSTGASVSGATPTGAASNLSTQVGASKVSPQTTPISSAKVPPVSAGSGAASGTGGAGATGVGAGAGKPTIDPVKPKDISKDKVQNTIISSSKLEPSKVTSTGVGSTVKKDDAKSKESKVRVEVPPPATKNSAPATAVDPFDALAGSLPSSEPLAPKGPRYTGPEIKEPSLTSEEAKRCGEKEHTLPPGYRKEDMEKKMPAGKPDKPKEVSKPLTEDDALDSLSAGFVSSAVPSAPKTQATPPISSAKAPTVSAGSGAMSGKGATGGGAGAGKPTTDPVKPKDTLKDKPQSTVISSPILQPPKVTSTGVAKPSATANVSGSTAQKDDIKSKEAKVHAEAAPPAAKAGVPAPAVDPVAPKALQYSGPEVEEPGLTSEVAFRCGENKHTLPPGYRWEDMEKKVPAGVSDKPKEVSKPLTVDEAVDSLSAGFVSSAVPSAPKPETKAESVTAAQSKTAPPPPAQKRQDVTVPTNVSPAPPADKKARVEKSANDSVKAAPSSSPAGKPKTDEGDPMSLDALSALEDTLPAAKPAPESPKLRPEDIVDEKKAKAEKGVRVGEREDTRPPAYRFSEEKHKERPAPPKEPSMDPAEALDILSGDFTSPSVAPAVQAPVPPSAPAKQQPKVEELSALEQLAGDFVAPAQAKKVASVAPPPAAKSTVGPTSDEGDPMSLDALSALGDTLPTAKPVPKSPELRPEDIVDEKKLSSEKGMRVGERDDTLPPDYRFFEEASKKYPAPPKEPSLDTAEALDILSGDFTSPSVAPAVQAPVPPSAPPADSSADFALEELAGDFVAPTAASKVHSAVTAPRKADRQLSEDTTSAMDALSDTLKDIGPAPQPVPVAPKDIVKEKEAVEEKITKAGERDDTLPPDYRPTEADIKAAAEAKAKAKANVPPKQTSMDESTALDALSSDFSAPPVAAPSSHPHTPPAKTPPIHSAPAASGPALDKLATTLLPDLPETKPKDSKPKVKGGKSKSKPKKPAVDDAPTSGHLSGQPSTDVVSTSSTKKGGKS, encoded by the exons TCTCAGGCCAAACAGCCCACACCCACCCCAGCAGCGCCGGTCTCCACTGTGAAACCTGCAGAATATGAG ATGGGGTCTGCGTCAGCATCCGCTGCAGGTTCTGCTGCAAAGCCTGGCACTACCGCTCCCTCTGCAGCCTCTACTGCTGCAAGTACTGCCCCAACATCTACTGCAGCCACAGTCAGTGCAGGGGTTTCTACAGGAGCTAAAGTTAGTGGGGGAGTCTCAACAGGGGCTTCTGTCAGTGGAGCAACCCCTACAGGAGCAGCCAGCAATCTAAGCACCCAAGTCGGAGCTTCTAAAGTCTCACCCCAG ACTACGCCCATCTCTTCTGCTAAAGTTCCACCTGTGAGTGCAGGGAGTGGAGCAGCAAGtggaacaggaggagcaggagCAACGGGTGTAGGAGCTGGGGCCGGGAAGCCCACTATAGATCCGGTTAAGCCCAAAGATATTTCAAAAGACAAAGTCCAG AATACCATCATTTCATCATCTAAACTGGAGCCTTCTAAGGTGACATCCACAGGAGTGGGAAGTACCGTCAAAAAGGATGATGCTAAGTCAAAAGAATCCAAG GTGCGGGTGGAAGTGCCTCCTCCAGCAACCAAGAACAGTGCACCA GCAACTGCTGTAGATCCATTTGATGCCTTGGCTGGCAGTTTGCCATCATCAGAGCCTTTGGCTCCTAAAGGTCCTCGGTATACTGGACCAGAGATCAAAGAG CCTAGCCTAACCTCAGAAGAGGCTAAACGCTGTGGGGAGAAAGAGCACACACTGCCACCTGGATATAGAAAGGAAGACATG GAAAAGAAGATGCCTGCAGGAAAACCGGATAAGCCCAAGGAAGTTTCCAAG CCGTTAACAGAGGATGATGCCCTGGACTCTCTGTCTGCTGGTTTTGTATCATCTGCAGTCCCAAGTGCGCCAAAGACACAAGCG ACTCCACCCATCTCTTCTGCTAAAGCTCCCACTGTGAGCGCAGGCAGTGGAGCAATGAGTGGAAAAGGAGCAACAGGCGGAGGAGCTGGGGCAGGGAAGCCCACTACAGACCCAGTTAAGCCCAAAGATACTTTGAAAGACAAACCTCAG AGCACTGTGATTTCATCCCCCATACTGCAACCACCGAAGGTGACATCCACAGGAGTGGCTAAGCCCTCTGCCACTGCTAACGTCTCTGGAAGCACTGCCCAAAAAGATGATATTAAATCCAAAGAAGCCAAG GTGCATGCAGAAGCGGCTCCTCCAGCAGCCAAAGCCGGTGTTCCG GCACCTGCAGTAGATCCTGTGGCCCCTAAAGCTCTTCAGTATTCTGGACCAGAAGTCGAAGAG CCTGGCCTAACCTCAGAAGTGGCTTTTCGCTGTGGGGAGAACAAGCACACACTGCCTCCAGGGTACAGATGGGAAGACATG GAAAAGAAGGTTCCTGCTGGAGTATCAGATAAGCCCAAGGAAGTTTCCAAG CCCTTAACAGTGGATGAAGCTGTCGACTCTCTCTCTGCTGGATTTGTATCATCTGCAGTTCCAAGTGCACCAAAGCCAGAAACG AAGGCTGAAAGTGTGACTGCTGCCCAGTCAAAgactgctcctcctcctcctgctcagaAA CGGCAAGATGTGACTGTACCTACAAATGTATCCCCTGCTCCCCCTGCTGACAAGAAAGCAAGGGTAGAGAAG TCTGCTAATGACTCTGTGAAAGCAGCGCCTTCTTCTTCACCTGCTGGAAAACCAAAAACTGATGAG GGAGACCCCATGTCTTTGGATGCTCTGAGTGCTCTGGAAGACACACTGCCTGCTGCAAAACCAGCACCAGAATCCCCTAAACTCAGACCTGAGGACATTGTTGAT GAGAAGAAGGCCAAGGCAGAGAAAGGTGTGCGTGTAGGTGAGAGAGAGGATACTCGTCCACCTGCTTACAGATTCTCAGAGGAGAAGCACAAAGAGCGACCTGCTCCACCAAAGGAG CCCTCCATGGACCCAGCTGAAGCTCTGGATATTCTTTCTGGAGATTTCACCAGCCCCTCTGTAGCCCCTGCAGTCCAGGCCCCTGTTCCTCCCTCTGCCCCTGCTAAACAG CAACCTAAAGTAGAGGAATTGTCAGCTCTTGAACAACTAGCAGGTGATTTTGTGGCTCCTGCACAAGCCAAAAAG GTCGCTTCTGTTGCTCCCCCTCCAGCTGCTAAAAGCACCGTGGGACCCACATCTGACGAG GGTGACCCAATGTCTCTGGATGCTCTCAGCGCACTTGGTGACACACTGCCTACTGCAAAACCAGTTCCAAAATCTCCTGAACTCAGACCAGAGGACATTGTTGAT GAAAAGAAATTGTCATCAGAGAAGGGAATGCGTGTGGGTGAGAGAGATGACACACTGCCACCAGACtacagattctttgaggaggcATCCAAGAAGTACCCTGCACCCCCAAAGGAG cctTCCTTGGACACAGCTGAAGCTTTGGATATTCTGTCAGGAGATTTCACCAGCCCTTCAGTCGCTCCTGCAGTCCAGGCTCCTGTTCCTCCCTCAGCTCCCCCTGCAGAT AGCTCAGCGGATTTTGCCCTAGAGGAGCTTGCAGGTGACTTTGTTGCACCTACAGCTGCATCTAAGGTCCATTCTGCTGTTACAGCCCCCAGAAAAGCTGACAGACAA ttgtCAGAAGATACTACTTCAGCTATGGACGCTCTCTCAGACACACTGAAGGACATTGGCCCAGCGCCACAGCCAGTGCCAGTCGCTCCCAAAGACATTGTTAAG GAGAAGGAGGCTGTAGAAGAGAAGATCACTAAGGCCGGAGAGAGAGACGACACCCTTCCACCTGACTATCGGCCCACAGAGGCAGACATCAAG GCGGCTGCAGAAGCTAAGGCCAAAGCTAAGGCAAATGTCCCACCCAAACAG ACATCTATGGATGAGTCAACAGCGCTTGATGCGCTATCCAGTGACTTCTCTGCTCCTCCAGTAGCAGCACCTTCTTCACATCCACACACCCCTCCAGCAAAGACCCCACCCATCCACTCTGCACCAGCG GCATCAGGACCAGCATTGGACAAACTGGCAACCACACTGCTCCCAGACCTGCCTGAGACAAAACCAAAAGACAGCAAACCAAAG GTTAAGGGTGGAAAGTCAAAGTCTAAACCAAAG AAACCTGCAGTAGATGATGCGCCAACTTCAGGTCATCTCTCTGGTCAGCCGAGCACAGACGTGGTGTCCACTTCCTCCACAAAGAAAGGCGGAAAGAGCTAG
- the cast gene encoding calpastatin isoform X8, whose product MGQFFSWFRGSQETPALQDIAVEQQVNLTGYKHSQISSQAKQPTPTPAAPVSTVKPAEYEMGSASASAAGSAAKPGTTAPSAASTAASTAPTSTAATVSAGVSTGAKVSGGVSTGASVSGATPTGAASNLSTQVGASKVSPQTTPISSAKVPPVSAGSGAASGTGGAGATGVGAGAGKPTIDPVKPKDISKDKVQVRVEVPPPATKNSAPATAVDPFDALAGSLPSSEPLAPKGPRYTGPEIKEPSLTSEEAKRCGEKEHTLPPGYRKEDMEKKMPAGKPDKPKEVSKPLTEDDALDSLSAGFVSSAVPSAPKTQATPPISSAKAPTVSAGSGAMSGKGATGGGAGAGKPTTDPVKPKDTLKDKPQSTVISSPILQPPKVTSTGVAKPSATANVSGSTAQKDDIKSKEAKVHAEAAPPAAKAGVPAPAVDPVAPKALQYSGPEVEEPGLTSEVAFRCGENKHTLPPGYRWEDMEKKVPAGVSDKPKEVSKPLTVDEAVDSLSAGFVSSAVPSAPKPETKAESVTAAQSKTAPPPPAQKRQDVTVPTNVSPAPPADKKARVEKSANDSVKAAPSSSPAGKPKTDEGDPMSLDALSALEDTLPAAKPAPESPKLRPEDIVDEKKAKAEKGVRVGEREDTRPPAYRFSEEKHKERPAPPKEPSMDPAEALDILSGDFTSPSVAPAVQAPVPPSAPAKQQPKVEELSALEQLAGDFVAPAQAKKVASVAPPPAAKSTVGPTSDEGDPMSLDALSALGDTLPTAKPVPKSPELRPEDIVDEKKLSSEKGMRVGERDDTLPPDYRFFEEASKKYPAPPKEPSLDTAEALDILSGDFTSPSVAPAVQAPVPPSAPPADSSADFALEELAGDFVAPTAASKVHSAVTAPRKADRQLSEDTTSAMDALSDTLKDIGPAPQPVPVAPKDIVKEKEAVEEKITKAGERDDTLPPDYRPTEADIKAAAEAKAKAKANVPPKQTSMDESTALDALSSDFSAPPVAAPSSHPHTPPAKTPPIHSAPAASGPALDKLATTLLPDLPETKPKDSKPKVKGGKSKSKPKKPAVDDAPTSGHLSGQPSTDVVSTSSTKKGGKS is encoded by the exons TCTCAGGCCAAACAGCCCACACCCACCCCAGCAGCGCCGGTCTCCACTGTGAAACCTGCAGAATATGAG ATGGGGTCTGCGTCAGCATCCGCTGCAGGTTCTGCTGCAAAGCCTGGCACTACCGCTCCCTCTGCAGCCTCTACTGCTGCAAGTACTGCCCCAACATCTACTGCAGCCACAGTCAGTGCAGGGGTTTCTACAGGAGCTAAAGTTAGTGGGGGAGTCTCAACAGGGGCTTCTGTCAGTGGAGCAACCCCTACAGGAGCAGCCAGCAATCTAAGCACCCAAGTCGGAGCTTCTAAAGTCTCACCCCAG ACTACGCCCATCTCTTCTGCTAAAGTTCCACCTGTGAGTGCAGGGAGTGGAGCAGCAAGtggaacaggaggagcaggagCAACGGGTGTAGGAGCTGGGGCCGGGAAGCCCACTATAGATCCGGTTAAGCCCAAAGATATTTCAAAAGACAAAGTCCAG GTGCGGGTGGAAGTGCCTCCTCCAGCAACCAAGAACAGTGCACCA GCAACTGCTGTAGATCCATTTGATGCCTTGGCTGGCAGTTTGCCATCATCAGAGCCTTTGGCTCCTAAAGGTCCTCGGTATACTGGACCAGAGATCAAAGAG CCTAGCCTAACCTCAGAAGAGGCTAAACGCTGTGGGGAGAAAGAGCACACACTGCCACCTGGATATAGAAAGGAAGACATG GAAAAGAAGATGCCTGCAGGAAAACCGGATAAGCCCAAGGAAGTTTCCAAG CCGTTAACAGAGGATGATGCCCTGGACTCTCTGTCTGCTGGTTTTGTATCATCTGCAGTCCCAAGTGCGCCAAAGACACAAGCG ACTCCACCCATCTCTTCTGCTAAAGCTCCCACTGTGAGCGCAGGCAGTGGAGCAATGAGTGGAAAAGGAGCAACAGGCGGAGGAGCTGGGGCAGGGAAGCCCACTACAGACCCAGTTAAGCCCAAAGATACTTTGAAAGACAAACCTCAG AGCACTGTGATTTCATCCCCCATACTGCAACCACCGAAGGTGACATCCACAGGAGTGGCTAAGCCCTCTGCCACTGCTAACGTCTCTGGAAGCACTGCCCAAAAAGATGATATTAAATCCAAAGAAGCCAAG GTGCATGCAGAAGCGGCTCCTCCAGCAGCCAAAGCCGGTGTTCCG GCACCTGCAGTAGATCCTGTGGCCCCTAAAGCTCTTCAGTATTCTGGACCAGAAGTCGAAGAG CCTGGCCTAACCTCAGAAGTGGCTTTTCGCTGTGGGGAGAACAAGCACACACTGCCTCCAGGGTACAGATGGGAAGACATG GAAAAGAAGGTTCCTGCTGGAGTATCAGATAAGCCCAAGGAAGTTTCCAAG CCCTTAACAGTGGATGAAGCTGTCGACTCTCTCTCTGCTGGATTTGTATCATCTGCAGTTCCAAGTGCACCAAAGCCAGAAACG AAGGCTGAAAGTGTGACTGCTGCCCAGTCAAAgactgctcctcctcctcctgctcagaAA CGGCAAGATGTGACTGTACCTACAAATGTATCCCCTGCTCCCCCTGCTGACAAGAAAGCAAGGGTAGAGAAG TCTGCTAATGACTCTGTGAAAGCAGCGCCTTCTTCTTCACCTGCTGGAAAACCAAAAACTGATGAG GGAGACCCCATGTCTTTGGATGCTCTGAGTGCTCTGGAAGACACACTGCCTGCTGCAAAACCAGCACCAGAATCCCCTAAACTCAGACCTGAGGACATTGTTGAT GAGAAGAAGGCCAAGGCAGAGAAAGGTGTGCGTGTAGGTGAGAGAGAGGATACTCGTCCACCTGCTTACAGATTCTCAGAGGAGAAGCACAAAGAGCGACCTGCTCCACCAAAGGAG CCCTCCATGGACCCAGCTGAAGCTCTGGATATTCTTTCTGGAGATTTCACCAGCCCCTCTGTAGCCCCTGCAGTCCAGGCCCCTGTTCCTCCCTCTGCCCCTGCTAAACAG CAACCTAAAGTAGAGGAATTGTCAGCTCTTGAACAACTAGCAGGTGATTTTGTGGCTCCTGCACAAGCCAAAAAG GTCGCTTCTGTTGCTCCCCCTCCAGCTGCTAAAAGCACCGTGGGACCCACATCTGACGAG GGTGACCCAATGTCTCTGGATGCTCTCAGCGCACTTGGTGACACACTGCCTACTGCAAAACCAGTTCCAAAATCTCCTGAACTCAGACCAGAGGACATTGTTGAT GAAAAGAAATTGTCATCAGAGAAGGGAATGCGTGTGGGTGAGAGAGATGACACACTGCCACCAGACtacagattctttgaggaggcATCCAAGAAGTACCCTGCACCCCCAAAGGAG cctTCCTTGGACACAGCTGAAGCTTTGGATATTCTGTCAGGAGATTTCACCAGCCCTTCAGTCGCTCCTGCAGTCCAGGCTCCTGTTCCTCCCTCAGCTCCCCCTGCAGAT AGCTCAGCGGATTTTGCCCTAGAGGAGCTTGCAGGTGACTTTGTTGCACCTACAGCTGCATCTAAGGTCCATTCTGCTGTTACAGCCCCCAGAAAAGCTGACAGACAA ttgtCAGAAGATACTACTTCAGCTATGGACGCTCTCTCAGACACACTGAAGGACATTGGCCCAGCGCCACAGCCAGTGCCAGTCGCTCCCAAAGACATTGTTAAG GAGAAGGAGGCTGTAGAAGAGAAGATCACTAAGGCCGGAGAGAGAGACGACACCCTTCCACCTGACTATCGGCCCACAGAGGCAGACATCAAG GCGGCTGCAGAAGCTAAGGCCAAAGCTAAGGCAAATGTCCCACCCAAACAG ACATCTATGGATGAGTCAACAGCGCTTGATGCGCTATCCAGTGACTTCTCTGCTCCTCCAGTAGCAGCACCTTCTTCACATCCACACACCCCTCCAGCAAAGACCCCACCCATCCACTCTGCACCAGCG GCATCAGGACCAGCATTGGACAAACTGGCAACCACACTGCTCCCAGACCTGCCTGAGACAAAACCAAAAGACAGCAAACCAAAG GTTAAGGGTGGAAAGTCAAAGTCTAAACCAAAG AAACCTGCAGTAGATGATGCGCCAACTTCAGGTCATCTCTCTGGTCAGCCGAGCACAGACGTGGTGTCCACTTCCTCCACAAAGAAAGGCGGAAAGAGCTAG
- the cast gene encoding calpastatin isoform X7, producing MGQFFSWFRGSQETPALQDIAVEQQVNLTGYKHSQISSQAKQPTPTPAAPVSTVKPAEYEMGSASASAAGSAAKPGTTAPSAASTAASTAPTSTAATVSAGVSTGAKVSGGVSTGASVSGATPTGAASNLSTQVGASKVSPQTTPISSAKVPPVSAGSGAASGTGGAGATGVGAGAGKPTIDPVKPKDISKDKVQNTIISSSKLEPSKVTSTGVGSTVKKDDAKSKESKVRVEVPPPATKNSAPATAVDPFDALAGSLPSSEPLAPKGPRYTGPEIKEPSLTSEEAKRCGEKEHTLPPGYRKEDMEKKMPAGKPDKPKEVSKPLTEDDALDSLSAGFVSSAVPSAPKTQATPPISSAKAPTVSAGSGAMSGKGATGGGAGAGKPTTDPVKPKDTLKDKPQSTVISSPILQPPKVTSTGVAKPSATANVSGSTAQKDDIKSKEAKVHAEAAPPAAKAGVPAPAVDPVAPKALQYSGPEVEEEKKVPAGVSDKPKEVSKPLTVDEAVDSLSAGFVSSAVPSAPKPETKAESVTAAQSKTAPPPPAQKRQDVTVPTNVSPAPPADKKARVEKSANDSVKAAPSSSPAGKPKTDEGDPMSLDALSALEDTLPAAKPAPESPKLRPEDIVDEKKAKAEKGVRVGEREDTRPPAYRFSEEKHKERPAPPKEPSMDPAEALDILSGDFTSPSVAPAVQAPVPPSAPAKQQPKVEELSALEQLAGDFVAPAQAKKVASVAPPPAAKSTVGPTSDEGDPMSLDALSALGDTLPTAKPVPKSPELRPEDIVDEKKLSSEKGMRVGERDDTLPPDYRFFEEASKKYPAPPKEPSLDTAEALDILSGDFTSPSVAPAVQAPVPPSAPPADSSADFALEELAGDFVAPTAASKVHSAVTAPRKADRQLSEDTTSAMDALSDTLKDIGPAPQPVPVAPKDIVKEKEAVEEKITKAGERDDTLPPDYRPTEADIKAAAEAKAKAKANVPPKQTSMDESTALDALSSDFSAPPVAAPSSHPHTPPAKTPPIHSAPAASGPALDKLATTLLPDLPETKPKDSKPKVKGGKSKSKPKKPAVDDAPTSGHLSGQPSTDVVSTSSTKKGGKS from the exons TCTCAGGCCAAACAGCCCACACCCACCCCAGCAGCGCCGGTCTCCACTGTGAAACCTGCAGAATATGAG ATGGGGTCTGCGTCAGCATCCGCTGCAGGTTCTGCTGCAAAGCCTGGCACTACCGCTCCCTCTGCAGCCTCTACTGCTGCAAGTACTGCCCCAACATCTACTGCAGCCACAGTCAGTGCAGGGGTTTCTACAGGAGCTAAAGTTAGTGGGGGAGTCTCAACAGGGGCTTCTGTCAGTGGAGCAACCCCTACAGGAGCAGCCAGCAATCTAAGCACCCAAGTCGGAGCTTCTAAAGTCTCACCCCAG ACTACGCCCATCTCTTCTGCTAAAGTTCCACCTGTGAGTGCAGGGAGTGGAGCAGCAAGtggaacaggaggagcaggagCAACGGGTGTAGGAGCTGGGGCCGGGAAGCCCACTATAGATCCGGTTAAGCCCAAAGATATTTCAAAAGACAAAGTCCAG AATACCATCATTTCATCATCTAAACTGGAGCCTTCTAAGGTGACATCCACAGGAGTGGGAAGTACCGTCAAAAAGGATGATGCTAAGTCAAAAGAATCCAAG GTGCGGGTGGAAGTGCCTCCTCCAGCAACCAAGAACAGTGCACCA GCAACTGCTGTAGATCCATTTGATGCCTTGGCTGGCAGTTTGCCATCATCAGAGCCTTTGGCTCCTAAAGGTCCTCGGTATACTGGACCAGAGATCAAAGAG CCTAGCCTAACCTCAGAAGAGGCTAAACGCTGTGGGGAGAAAGAGCACACACTGCCACCTGGATATAGAAAGGAAGACATG GAAAAGAAGATGCCTGCAGGAAAACCGGATAAGCCCAAGGAAGTTTCCAAG CCGTTAACAGAGGATGATGCCCTGGACTCTCTGTCTGCTGGTTTTGTATCATCTGCAGTCCCAAGTGCGCCAAAGACACAAGCG ACTCCACCCATCTCTTCTGCTAAAGCTCCCACTGTGAGCGCAGGCAGTGGAGCAATGAGTGGAAAAGGAGCAACAGGCGGAGGAGCTGGGGCAGGGAAGCCCACTACAGACCCAGTTAAGCCCAAAGATACTTTGAAAGACAAACCTCAG AGCACTGTGATTTCATCCCCCATACTGCAACCACCGAAGGTGACATCCACAGGAGTGGCTAAGCCCTCTGCCACTGCTAACGTCTCTGGAAGCACTGCCCAAAAAGATGATATTAAATCCAAAGAAGCCAAG GTGCATGCAGAAGCGGCTCCTCCAGCAGCCAAAGCCGGTGTTCCG GCACCTGCAGTAGATCCTGTGGCCCCTAAAGCTCTTCAGTATTCTGGACCAGAAGTCGAAGAG GAAAAGAAGGTTCCTGCTGGAGTATCAGATAAGCCCAAGGAAGTTTCCAAG CCCTTAACAGTGGATGAAGCTGTCGACTCTCTCTCTGCTGGATTTGTATCATCTGCAGTTCCAAGTGCACCAAAGCCAGAAACG AAGGCTGAAAGTGTGACTGCTGCCCAGTCAAAgactgctcctcctcctcctgctcagaAA CGGCAAGATGTGACTGTACCTACAAATGTATCCCCTGCTCCCCCTGCTGACAAGAAAGCAAGGGTAGAGAAG TCTGCTAATGACTCTGTGAAAGCAGCGCCTTCTTCTTCACCTGCTGGAAAACCAAAAACTGATGAG GGAGACCCCATGTCTTTGGATGCTCTGAGTGCTCTGGAAGACACACTGCCTGCTGCAAAACCAGCACCAGAATCCCCTAAACTCAGACCTGAGGACATTGTTGAT GAGAAGAAGGCCAAGGCAGAGAAAGGTGTGCGTGTAGGTGAGAGAGAGGATACTCGTCCACCTGCTTACAGATTCTCAGAGGAGAAGCACAAAGAGCGACCTGCTCCACCAAAGGAG CCCTCCATGGACCCAGCTGAAGCTCTGGATATTCTTTCTGGAGATTTCACCAGCCCCTCTGTAGCCCCTGCAGTCCAGGCCCCTGTTCCTCCCTCTGCCCCTGCTAAACAG CAACCTAAAGTAGAGGAATTGTCAGCTCTTGAACAACTAGCAGGTGATTTTGTGGCTCCTGCACAAGCCAAAAAG GTCGCTTCTGTTGCTCCCCCTCCAGCTGCTAAAAGCACCGTGGGACCCACATCTGACGAG GGTGACCCAATGTCTCTGGATGCTCTCAGCGCACTTGGTGACACACTGCCTACTGCAAAACCAGTTCCAAAATCTCCTGAACTCAGACCAGAGGACATTGTTGAT GAAAAGAAATTGTCATCAGAGAAGGGAATGCGTGTGGGTGAGAGAGATGACACACTGCCACCAGACtacagattctttgaggaggcATCCAAGAAGTACCCTGCACCCCCAAAGGAG cctTCCTTGGACACAGCTGAAGCTTTGGATATTCTGTCAGGAGATTTCACCAGCCCTTCAGTCGCTCCTGCAGTCCAGGCTCCTGTTCCTCCCTCAGCTCCCCCTGCAGAT AGCTCAGCGGATTTTGCCCTAGAGGAGCTTGCAGGTGACTTTGTTGCACCTACAGCTGCATCTAAGGTCCATTCTGCTGTTACAGCCCCCAGAAAAGCTGACAGACAA ttgtCAGAAGATACTACTTCAGCTATGGACGCTCTCTCAGACACACTGAAGGACATTGGCCCAGCGCCACAGCCAGTGCCAGTCGCTCCCAAAGACATTGTTAAG GAGAAGGAGGCTGTAGAAGAGAAGATCACTAAGGCCGGAGAGAGAGACGACACCCTTCCACCTGACTATCGGCCCACAGAGGCAGACATCAAG GCGGCTGCAGAAGCTAAGGCCAAAGCTAAGGCAAATGTCCCACCCAAACAG ACATCTATGGATGAGTCAACAGCGCTTGATGCGCTATCCAGTGACTTCTCTGCTCCTCCAGTAGCAGCACCTTCTTCACATCCACACACCCCTCCAGCAAAGACCCCACCCATCCACTCTGCACCAGCG GCATCAGGACCAGCATTGGACAAACTGGCAACCACACTGCTCCCAGACCTGCCTGAGACAAAACCAAAAGACAGCAAACCAAAG GTTAAGGGTGGAAAGTCAAAGTCTAAACCAAAG AAACCTGCAGTAGATGATGCGCCAACTTCAGGTCATCTCTCTGGTCAGCCGAGCACAGACGTGGTGTCCACTTCCTCCACAAAGAAAGGCGGAAAGAGCTAG